From Bos mutus isolate GX-2022 chromosome 5, NWIPB_WYAK_1.1, whole genome shotgun sequence, one genomic window encodes:
- the DESI1 gene encoding desumoylating isopeptidase 1, translated as MEPPNLYPVKLYVYDLSKGLARRLSPIMLGKQLEGIWHTSIVVHKDEFFFGSGGISSCPPGRTLLGPPDSVVDVGSTEVTEEIFLEYLSSLGESLFRSEAYNIFENNCNTFSNEVAQFLTGRKIPSYITDLPSEILSTPFGQALRPFLDSIAIQPPGGSPVGRPNGQS; from the exons ATGGAGCCGCCGAATCTCTATCCGGTGAAGCTCTACGTGTACGACCTGTCCAAGGGCCTGGCCCGGCGGCTCAGCCCCATCATGTTGG GGAAACAACTGGAAGGCATCTG GCACACCTCCATAGTCGTGCACAAGGATGAGTTCTTCTTCGGCAGTGGCGGTATCTCCAGCTGTCCGCCA GGAAGGACTTTGCTTGGGCCCCCAGATTCTGTGGTTGATGTTGGGAGCACAGAAGTCACAGAAGAAATCTTTCTGGAGTACCTGTCCTCCCTGGGGGAGTCTCTGTTCCG AAGTGAAGCCTACAACATCTTTGAGAACAACTGTAACACCTTCAGCAACGAAGTGGCACAATTCCTAACTGGGCGGAAGATCCCTTCTTACATCACTGACCTTCCCTCTGAAATTCTTTCCAC GCCCTTCGGACAGGCCCTGAGGCCCTTCCTGGACTCCATTGCAATCCAGCCTCCCGGAGGGAGCCCGGTGGGCCGACCCAACGGCCAGAGCTAA